The window TGCGCGTGTCAGCTCGCCGAGCAGGCGGTGGGATCGAGCTGTCGGTCACCGACGCGGGCCCTGGAGTCACCGACGCCGAGAAGGCGCACATATTCGAGAAGTTCTACCGCGGCCATGCGTCGGCAAGTGCGCCGGCGGGCACGGGGCTGGGCCTTGCGATTACGCGCGAGATAGTGCGAACCCATGATGGAACACTGAGAGTAGAAGACGCGCAGCCCCGTGGCTCGCGTTTCGTGCTGACGATCCCATCGAGTCCCAAGGAGCCAGCGTGACACCCGAAGGTGCCCCCGAGCGAGCCCAGCGAGTGTTGGTCGTCGACGACGAGGAGCAGATTCGCCGAGCGCTGAAGTCGGTTCTGCAGGCCCGCCACTATGAGGTCGACCTCGCCGAGACCGCCGAGCAAGGCCTCGAGATGACCGCAAGCCGAACGCCCGACATCATCGTGCTCGACCTCACGCTGCCTGGAATGAGCGGCCTTGAGGCCTGCAAACGGCTGCGCGAGTGGTACGAGGGCCCAATCCTCATCCTGTCGGTGCGCAACGCCGACGACGACAAGATCGCCGCACTCGACTCGGGCGCAGACGACTACCTCACCAAGCCGTTCTCCACTGGCGAGCTCCTCGCGCGCATCCGCGCTCTGCTACGTCGCACGCACTCAGTCGACACTGCCGTCGCGGAGTTTCGCTCCGGCGACCTGTGCGTCGACTATCCCAAGAGAACGGTGACGGTGAAGGGCGAGCTCGTGCACCTGACCCGCACCGAGTTCGATATCCTCGCCATGCTCTCGCGCAACGCTGGTCGAGTCGTGACCTCGCGGATGCTGCTCGACTCGGTGTGGGGGCCCGAGTATGTAGGCGACACCCAGACGTTACGCGTCCACGTGTCGCATTTACGTCGCAAGATCGAGTCGCCGGGCGATGTCTCGCACTACATTCTGACCGAGCCGGGCGTCGGATTCCGATTCGTGGAGCCCGAAGCGGGCTAGATTCGTCCTCCGTTTCGGGCTATCGGCGAATCTTTTCGCAATCTTCACGCGGGCCTTCGAGCCCTTTACGCGTCCTGAACAGTCCGCTCGCCATACTTGGAGGGCGGGCTTTTGTGCGTCCGTGCATCTTGAGTACCGACCGGATGGAGTCGCGTCATGATCGTTTGGGCCTCGGCGTTGGTGTTCGTTGCAGCGCTGATCGCAATGTGGGCATGGGTGGGTCAAACGCGTCGTCACGGTCACGCTCGCAAGCGCGCGCGTTGAGTTCAAAGAAGGGGTGTAGCTGATGGAGTTCTTGATTGATGTGCTCGTTGTCTTAGGTGTCGTCGTCGCGGTGGGCATCACCGTCGTCTACGTGTACCTCGCGGACAGGATGGTGTCCGGACGATGAGTGCACAAGACATCATCGTCGGCATCATTTCGGTCGGCGTTCTGCTCTATCTACTTTGGGCGCTCATCAACCCGGAACGCCTGTAGGAGGCAGCCGAGATGCCACTCATAGACCTCATACAGATGACGCTCTACGTCGTCTTGATCGTTGCGGCTGCCAAGCCGATGGGCACTTTCCTATTTAAGGTATTCACGGGTGAGAAGACGCTACTTCACCCTGTGCTCGCACCTGTTGAGCACGGGATCTATCGGATGGTGGGTGTCGACCCCGAGGGTGAGATGACGTGGGTCGCCTACGCGATCTCGGTGCTGATGTTCTCGGGCGTGGGACTGCTCTTTCTCTACGCGCTACTGCGCCTGCAGGGCGTACTGCCGCTGAACCCCGCCGGCGTTCCGAGCATGCCGAGCCTGCTCGCCCTGAACACTGCCGTGTCGTTCATGACGAACACGAACTGGCAGGCCTACGCGGGGGAAACCGGCGTGAGTTACCTCACGCAGATGGTGGGACTGACGTGGCACAACTTCGTCTCGGCAGGGGCCGGCATCGCGGTTGCCGTCGCGTTCGTGCGCGGTCTGACGCGCATGGGACGCAAGGAGATCGGCAACTTCTGGGTCGACCTGACGCGCGCGTGCCTCTACGTGCTGCTGCCCATCTCGCTGATTCTCAGCTTGGGGCTGATGTCCCAAGGTGTCATCGACAACTTCAGTCGCCCGACCCAGGTAAAGACCGTGGAAGGCGCGATGCAGACAATCGCGCAGGGCCCCGTCGCATCGCAGGAGGCTATCAAGGAGCTGGGCACGAACGGCGGCGGCTTCTTCAACGCCAACTCGGCGCATCCCTTCGAGAACCCTACGCCGATCACGAACTTCCTCGAGATTCTCGCGATCCTAGTCATCCCGGCGGGACTCGCGTACATGGTGGGCAAGTTTGCGGGGGACACCCGCCAAGGCTGGGTGCTGCTGGCCGCGATGACGCTGATCTTCATCGTTGGTCTCTCGGTGGTCTATGGCTTCGAGCGCGCGGGCAATCCTAACCTCGCT is drawn from Coriobacteriia bacterium and contains these coding sequences:
- a CDS encoding response regulator transcription factor gives rise to the protein MTPEGAPERAQRVLVVDDEEQIRRALKSVLQARHYEVDLAETAEQGLEMTASRTPDIIVLDLTLPGMSGLEACKRLREWYEGPILILSVRNADDDKIAALDSGADDYLTKPFSTGELLARIRALLRRTHSVDTAVAEFRSGDLCVDYPKRTVTVKGELVHLTRTEFDILAMLSRNAGRVVTSRMLLDSVWGPEYVGDTQTLRVHVSHLRRKIESPGDVSHYILTEPGVGFRFVEPEAG
- a CDS encoding potassium-transporting ATPase subunit F — its product is MSAQDIIVGIISVGVLLYLLWALINPERL
- the kdpA gene encoding potassium-transporting ATPase subunit KdpA, whose translation is MPLIDLIQMTLYVVLIVAAAKPMGTFLFKVFTGEKTLLHPVLAPVEHGIYRMVGVDPEGEMTWVAYAISVLMFSGVGLLFLYALLRLQGVLPLNPAGVPSMPSLLALNTAVSFMTNTNWQAYAGETGVSYLTQMVGLTWHNFVSAGAGIAVAVAFVRGLTRMGRKEIGNFWVDLTRACLYVLLPISLILSLGLMSQGVIDNFSRPTQVKTVEGAMQTIAQGPVASQEAIKELGTNGGGFFNANSAHPFENPTPITNFLEILAILVIPAGLAYMVGKFAGDTRQGWVLLAAMTLIFIVGLSVVYGFERAGNPNLARVGANQAQTAGSSGGNMEGKEVRFGIAQTSLFVNATTAASCGAVNAAQDSLTPLAGGMAMLNIALGEIVFGGVGSGLYGMLIFAIIAVFIAGLMVGRTPEYLGKKIGPTEMKLAMLSVLALEAGILIIAGIAVVYPPAASAVANTGPHGLSEILYAATSAVGNNGSAFAGLNATGPFYTIALSIGMFVGRFFFIVPVLGIAGAMAQKKVAPPSSGTFPTTGGLFVGLLVGVIIIVGALTFFPVYALGPILEHLLMTAGRLF